The following coding sequences are from one Diospyros lotus cultivar Yz01 chromosome 7, ASM1463336v1, whole genome shotgun sequence window:
- the LOC127806059 gene encoding uncharacterized protein LOC127806059, giving the protein MAEAAETQTAAAQHSSSQRPAEDTLKNAQGPTSNGLGPNNDVQMFPIMYPALVPGLYNLQNQEQMNRGAGIYAVPVLPFMGPLAGFPPNTLIPLTYSRPTGPSSSEAATGGEHQAQVGQQQQQPAPQRQVVVRRFQIAIQLDLLLILKLAAVIFLFNQDGSRQRLVLLVFFASLIYLYLTGALTPLVRWLSQGMQRAAAPPQPPRPAARAENIPPAARQGDGNAAHAEDHPEAQNENQPPNDGNQAAENEQVVEHGADNGGNRWWGIVKEIQMIVFGFITSLLPGFHNID; this is encoded by the exons GGACCTACTTCCAATGGTCTTGGACCAAACAATGATGTTCAGATGTTTCCAATCATGTATCCTGCACTTGTTCCTGGCTTATATAATCTGCAGAACCAGGAACAGATGAACCGTGGAGCGGGCATATATGCTGTTCCTGTCCTCCCATTTATGGGTCCCCTTGCTGGATTTCCACCAAACACTCTTATCCCTCTGACCTACAGTAGACCAAC TGGACCAAGTTCTTCTGAGGCTGCAACTGGGGGTGAACATCAAGCACAGGTTGgacagcagcagcaacaaccaGCACCTCAAAGACAAGTTGTTGTGAGGAGGTTTCAAATTGCAATTCAGCTTGACCTGTTACTTATATTAAAGTTGGCAGCAGTAATCTTTTTATTCAACCAAGATGGATCCAGACAAAGGCTTGTTCTCCTTGTTTTTTTCGCTTCACTTATTTATCT ATATCTAACTGGAGCTCTCACTCCACTAGTACGGTGGCTTTCACAAGGAATGCAAAGGGCAGCTGCACCTCCTCAACCGCCGAGGCCAGCTGCTAGGGCAGAGAACATCCCTCCTGCTGCAAGACAGGGGGATGGGAATGCTGCTCATGCAG AGGATCATCCAGAAGCTCAGAATGAGAATCAGCCTCCCAATGACGGAAATCAAGCAGCTGAAAATGAGCAGGTGGTGGAGCATGGTGCAGACAACGGTGGCAACCGGTGGTGGGGTATTGTCAAGGAAATCCAAATGATCGTCTTTGGCTTCATCACTTCCCTTCTCCCAGGATTTCACAACATAGATTAG